The following proteins are co-located in the Triticum aestivum cultivar Chinese Spring chromosome 1A, IWGSC CS RefSeq v2.1, whole genome shotgun sequence genome:
- the LOC123061161 gene encoding ribosomal protein L11 methyltransferase — MLPLARAPLHRLLLSSPLALSLCSPYTTVGRRGVSPLLLMLSARPSACRVGEGFPAAGASSRGRSLCPRAVSVYDEAPSSSAAGSVYDDLAAPYLSVRIRCRKEDAELLSESLLCFGACSVTVDDIADAANLDEISITTIYAHGENVGSSVSNAASSAGLDYSPAYETSVGKQCDWVTLVQETYESTKVIDGLWIIPKWKTPPDPQATNIIINPGLAFGTGEHPTTKLCLLFLKEAIKGGERVLDYGTGTGVLGIAALKIGAALSTGIDIDPQAVSSARENMLLNGMDSGRMLVHLVPTGAEPSCFSSSIDKSEEEKPGSNLELKSSKGTYDIVAANILLNPLLELVEDIVGFAKTGGTVAVSGILCEQVPKIEKAYSRYLDNVSVSEMDGWACLQGTRRA; from the exons atgCTGCCGCTGGCGCGCGCccctctccaccgcctcctgcTCTCCTCGCCCCTTGCTCTGTCGCTCTGCTCCCCTTACACGACCGTAGGCCGCCGCGGCGTCTCGCCCCTTCTCCTGATGCTCTCCGCTCGCCCCTCGGCGTGCCGCGTCGGCGAGGGCTTCCCGGCCGCAGGGGCCTCCTCGCGAGGCAGGAGCCTCTGTCCCCGCGCCGTCAGCGTGTACGACGAGGCGCCCTCCAGCTCTGCCGCCGGCAGCGTCTACGACGACCTGGCCGCGCCCTACCTCTCCGTCCGCATCCGCTGCCGCAAGGAGGACGCC GAACTGCTCTCCGAGTCCCTCCTGTGCTTTGGCGCTTGCTCCGTCACCGTGGACGACATCGCCGACGCTGCGAATCTTGACGAG ATCTCCATAACCACCATATACGCACACGGGGAGAACGTGGGCTCAAGCGTTTCGAATGCTGCAAGCTCAGCTGGTCTGGACTACAGCCCGGCGTATGAGACCTCTGTAGGAAAGCAGTGCGACTGGGTGACACTTGTGCAG GAAACGTACGAGTCCACGAAAGTTATCGATGGCCTTTGGATTATTCCTAAATGGAAAACTCCCCCT GATCCACAGGCAACAAATATCATTATCAATCCAGGCCTGGCTTTTGGAACTGGGGAGCATCCGACGACTAAATTGTGCCTTCTTTTTCTGAAAGAAGCTATTAAGGGGGGTGAGCGTGTCTTGGACTATGGAACAGGCACCGGGGTGTTGGGTATTGCAGCTCTGAAG ATTGGTGCTGCTCTATCCACTGGTATAGACATAGACCCTCAAGCAGTGAGCTCCGCTCGTGAGAACATGCTGCTGAATGGTATGGATTCTGGCAGAATGCTGGTTCACTTGGTACCGACAGGCGCCGAGCCTTCATGCTTCTCAAGTAGCATCGACAAATCAGAAGAGGAAAAGCCCGGCAGTAACCTTGAGCTGAAGTCCTCAAAGGGGACGTATGACATTGTTGCTGCAAATATACTGCTGAACCCCTTGCTGGAGCTGGTCGAGGACATAGTCGGATTTGCGAAAACCGGTGGAACAGTTGCTGTTTCAGGGATATTGTGTGAGCAG GTTCCGAAGATTGAGAAGGCTTACTCCAGGTACTTGGACAACGTATCTGTATCTGAAATGGATGGATGGGCGTGCCTTCAGGGAACAAGAAGAGCATAG